GACCACGTGGTGCTGTCGTGGGTCGAGAACTGTGGCCGTTGCCACTTCTGCGTTGCGGGGCAGCTCCATTTGTGTGATGCCAACGTGCGCGGGGTCATGGAAGGCCTCGAATACGTTTACGAGAAGGACGGCGTGAACATTTGCCGCATGGCCGGCGTCGGGTCGTTTGCCGAGCGCACCATCGTGCGCGCGACGGCCGCGATCAAGATCCCTGACGATGTGCCGCTGGATCGCGCCTGCCTGGTGGGCTGCGGCGTGATGACCGGTGTCGGTGCGGCCATCAACACAGTCAACCTGCGACCGCAGGACACGGTTGCCGTGTTCGGCTGCGGCGGGGTCGGCCTCAACGTCATCCAAGGCGCCGCCCTGCGCGGGGCGTCGAAGATCATCGCCGTCGATCTGGTCGACCAGAAGCTCCAGTGGGCGAAGCAGTTCGGGGCTACCCACACGGTCAACGCACGGGCGACGGATGGGGTCGATGCGGTCCGCAGCCTGACCGACGGGCTCGGGGTCGACTACTCCTTCGAGGTCATCGGGGTAGCGGAGGTGATCTTGCAGTCGTTCATGGCCCTCAAGCGCGGGGGCAAAGCGGTGATCGTCGGCGTGCCCGCCATGGGTCAAGATGTGAGCATCCCCGGGGCGATGATCGCGCTGGAGGAGAAGTCGCTGGTCGGCTCGCTTTACGGCTCGGCGAATATGCGCCGCGACATCCCCAAGCTGCTCGAGTTGTACATGCAGAAGAAGCTTAAGATCGACGAGCTGATCTCGCGCCGCATCAAGCTCGAGGACGTCAACGCGGCCTTCGAGGCGATGGAGAAGGGTGAGGTCGCGCGCAGCGTGATCGTGTACTAGCAGTCGCCGCCGGACACCAGCGGCCGGCGCTCGACAGCTCCAGTTGCTGCCGCTGGTGTTCGGACTAGCGCTTCTGCGGCGACGGCTTTGGCCGGCTGGGGCGGCTGCGCCTGGACGGTGCGGCTTTGGTCAGATACAGCTTGGCTTGTGATGGAATCGGACAAGCAGCGGCAGTGCGTCACGCACTGCGAGGACGAGACCTACGCGCTCGGCCGGCGCTTGGCCGAGAACTGCCGCGGCGGTGAGCTGCTCGGCCTGCGCGGCGAGTTGGGTGCCGGCAAGACCGCGCTGGTGCGCGGGTTGGCGGCTGGACTGGGCGTTGATCCCGACCGCGTGCGCAGCCCGTCGTTCACGCTCGTCAACGAGTATCGCGGCGGCCGGCTACCGCTTTATCACATCGACCTGTTTCGCCTGGCGCCGGGGGAACTCGATCGCCTGGCGTTGCGGGAGTATCTGTACGGCGAGGGCGTTTGTGCGGTCGAGTGGTTCGAGCGGCTGGGCGAGCCCTTACAGGACTACATCGAGATCACGCTCACGTTTGTGGACGAGCAGCAGCGCCACATAGTGGCGGCGGCGCACGGGGTTGGCTATGATCCGCTGCTCAGAGCGGTGAGCGCCTAGAGCCATGAAGTTGATTGTACAGAAGTACGGCGGAACGTCTGTGGGTAGCCCCGAGCGTATCCGTGGGGTGGCGCGGCGGGTAGCGGCAACTCGGGCGGCGGGCAACCGGGTAATCGTGACGGTCTCGGCCATGGCCGGCGAGACCAATCGCCTGCTGGCGTTGGCGCGCGAGGTGTCGCCCGATCCACAGGCGCGCGAGGTCGATGTGCTGCTGGCCACCGGTGAGCAGAGCGCGGTGGCGTTGCTGGCGATGGCGCTGCGTGATCTCGGACAGCCGGCCCAGTCGTTTGTCGGGCACCAGATCCGCATAGAGACCGACAGCGCGTTCGGCCGGGCGCGCATCCAGCGCATCGATGCCGACAACCTGCTGCGCGTGGTCGACGAGGGCAAGGTGGCGGTGGTCGCCGGCTTCCAAGGCGTGGACGCCGCGGATAACATCACCACACTCGGGCGCGGCGGCAGTGACACCACGGCCGTGGCCGTCGCCGCGGCATTGAAGGCGGATGTTTGTGAAATCTACACCGACGTCGATGGCGTTTACACCACCGATCCGCGCATCTGCCCGGGAGCGCGCAAGCTCGAGCGCATTTCCTTCGACGAAATGCTCGAGCTGGCCAGTCTCGGGGCTAAGGTGCTGCAGATCCGTTCGGTGGAATTCGCCAAGCGCTACCAAGTGCCGCTGCACGTGCGCTCGAGCTTCTCTGACGTTGCGGGCACTTGGGTGGTGCCGGAGGATCAGGGCATGGAAGACGTGTTGGTCTCAGGGGTGACCGTAGACCGCGATGAAACCAAGATCACGCTGATCCGAGTACCGGATCGGCCGGGGTTGGCGGCGCGCGTGTTCGGCCCGCTGGCGGCGGCCAACATCGTGGTCGACATGATTATCCAGAACGCTAGTGCGGAAGGGTTTACCGACCTGACCTTCACGGTGCCGCGCGCCGATTTCCAGCACGCCTTGAGCATCGTGAACAGCTTGGCGCAGGAGATCGGCGCTGCGGGAGTGGCGCACGCCACCGAGGTTGCCAAGGTCTCGATCGTCGGCCTGGGTATGCGCAGTCACGCTGGGGTGGCGGGCAAGATGTTCGAAGTGCTGGCGGCCGAAGGCATCAATATCCAAATGATCTCGACTTCGGAGATCAAGATTTCCGTGGTCATCGACGCCAAGTATGCCGAGCTGGCGGTGCGCGTGCTGCACCAGACGTTCGTCGAGCCGGGCCTGGCGGCGGAGGCTCAGCCGTGACGCGCGACCGCCATATTCAGATCTACGACACCACCCTGCGCGATGGCACGCAGGCTGAGGACGTTGCCTTCACGTTGGCAGACAAGTTGCGCATCGCCGAGCGACTCGATGAGTTCGGCATCGATTACATCGAGGGCGGCTGGCCCGGTTCCAACCCGCGCGACGAGGCGTTCTTCGGCGAGGCCAAGAGCCTCACTCTGCACCACGCCCGCCTGGTGGCGTTCGGGGCGACGCGCCGCGCCAACGTCAAGGCCGCCCACGATGCCAATCTGGCCATGCTGCTGCGCGCCGAGACGCCGGTGGTGACGATCTTCGGCAAGACCTGGGACCTGCACGTTCGGGACGACCTGCGCATCTCGAAGGCCGCCAACTTGGAAGTGATCAACGACACCGTGAGTTATCTCAAGCGCCGCGTCGATCAAGTCATCTTCGACGCCGAGCACTTTTTCGACGGCTACAGCGCCAACCCGGAGTACGCCATCGAGTGTGTACGCGCCGCCGCCGACGGCGGCGCCGACTTGTTGTGCCTCTGCGACACCAACGGTGGCCGGCTCCCCGAGGGGATTGCGCAAGGGGTCGAGGCCGTGCGGGCGGCGGTGGCAACGCCCATCGGCATCCACTGCCACAACGACTCCGAGCTGGCGGTGGCCAACAGCCTGATCGCGGTGCAGCACGGGGCGGTGCAGGTGCAGGGCACGATCAACGGGATCGGCGAGCGCTGTGGCAATGTCAACCTGTGCTCGGTCATTGCTAACCTGCAACTGAAGATGGGGACCCGGGTGGTGAGCCCGGGCCAGCTGCGGCGGCTGCAAGAGCTGTCGCGCTTTGTTTACGAGCTGGCCAATCTGGAGCCGCACAAGCGGCAGCCGTACGTGGGCGTCAGTGCCTTCGCCCACAAGGGCGGCGTACACGTTGCGGCGGTGCAGAAGAACCCGCTTACCTACGAGCACATCGACCCGGCCGTAGTCGGCAACCAGCAGCGCGTGCTGGTGTCGGACCTCTCGGGGCGGGCCAATATTGCCTTCAAGGCGCAGGAGTTCGGCATCGACCTCGCCAGCAGCGATCCCAATGTGCGCCGGGTGCTGAACGAACTCAAGGAGCTGGAGCACCAGGGCTTTCAGTTCGAAGGCGCCGAGGCCTCGTTCGAGCTGCTGCTGCAGAAAGGCCTCAACCAGCGCGTGCGCTATTTCCGCCTGATCGGCTTCCGCGTCATCGACGAGAAGCGTAGCGAGAACGAGGCTCCGCTGGCCGAAGCGACCATCATGATCGAGGGGCCGGACGGCACCGTTGAGCACACCGCGGCGCAGGGCAACGGCCCGGTCAACGCCCTGGATACGGCGCTGCGCAAGGCGCTGGGCAAGTTCTACCCGCAGATCGAGCAAATGAAGCTGCTCGATTACAAGGTTCGCGTGCTCAGTTCCGGCACCGGCACGGCGGCGACCGTTCGGGTCTTGATCGAGTCGGGCGACGAGCACGAGCGCTGGGGCACGGTGGGGGTGTCGCACAACGTGATCGAGGCCAGCTGGCAGGCGCTCGTCGATAGCATGGAGTACAAGCTATACAAGGACGCCAAGCGCCACCGCCGTCAGCCCAAGATCGGGCAGGGCGCCGACTAGCCGAGAGCGTGTCGGCGGCCGGGTGCAGCGGCAAGAATTTTGAGCCGCTGCCGCCGTCAGCTGCCGGCGGACAGACTGTGATTTACCTGGATTACAACGCCACCACGCCGCTGCACCCTGAAGTACGCGCGGCGATGATGCCTCATCTCGGCGACGAGTTCGGCAACCCCTCGAGCGCGCACCGGCTAGGGGCTCGTGCCCGAGTGGCCGTCGAAACGGCTCGGGTGCAGGTGGCGGCCGCAGTCGCTGCAGGGGCGAGCGAGATCGTCTTCACTAGCGGTGGAACCGAGGCCAGCAATCTAGCGATCCAGGGCGCAGCGGCGAGCCGGGAAGGCGCGATCGTGACGACACCGATCGAGCACTCCTCGGTGCTGCAGCCGATTGCGGCGCTCAAGCACGCCGGCCGGCGGGTGCGCGAACTGCGCGTCGACGGTGCGGGGCGGATTGATGTCGATGACCTGCGCCGCTGCCTCAGCGAGCCGGTAGCGCTGGTCAGCATCGGTTGGGCGAACAACGAGATCGGCACGATCGCGCCGGTGGCGGAGGTGAGCGCTCTGTGCCGCGCGGCCGGGGTGTTGCTGCACATCGATGCGGTGCAGGCTTTCGGCAAGATCGCGGTGGCGGTGGCGCCGGCGGACCTCATGTCGCTGTCGGGGCACAAGATCGGCGGGCCCAAGGGCGTCGGTGCCCTGTGGGTTCGCGGGGGTGTCCGGATCGAGCCGCGCCTGCTGGGCGGGCCGCAGGAGCGCGGGTTGCGCGCCGGAACCGAGAATGTCGCCGGCATCGTCGGCTTCGGCGCCGCCTGTCAGCTGGCAGCGTCGGGCGTAGCTGCCGGCGAGACCATTGCGGGTTTGCGCGAGCGGCTCTGGCAGCGGCTGGCCGCAAGTGTCGGAGGGCTCAGCCGCAACAGCCCGCCGGTGGGATGCTTGCCTAATACGCTGAACGTACGGGTCGCGGCGATGCGGGGCGAGGCACTGGTGGCAGCCCTCGACCTGGAAGGAGTGGCGGTCTCGACCGGTTCGGCGTGTGCGGCTGGCGCCGCCGAGGTCTCACATGTGCTGCGAGCGATTGGCATCGCCGAAGATGACGCGCGTGACGGGCTGCGGTTCAGTCTGGGCCGGGGCACCACCAGCGCGGAGATTGAGCGTGCCGCGGAGCTGGTGGCGATGTGCGTCGCCCGCATACGTGCCGTGCGAGGGCGGGAGGCCGCCCATGCCTAAGGCAGCTCGGGTTGTCGTCGGGATGAGCGGCGGGGTTGATAGCTCGCTGGCGGCGGCGCTGCTGCTCGAGCAGGGCTACGAGGTCATAGGTGTGGCGATGCGGCTGTGGGCGGGGGAAGCGGGCATGACCGCCAGCGGCTGCTGCTCACTCGATGACTTCGTCGATGCACGCCGGGTGGCGGGGCAGCTCGGCATCGCGTTCTACGTCATGGATTTTCGCCCGCAGTTCGAGACCAGCGTCGTCACCCCGTTTGTGAGCGAGTACCTCGCCGGGCGCACGCCGAACCCGTGCGTGCGCTGCAATCAGTTCGTCAAGTTCGGCGCCCTCTGGGCCCGGGCGCAGGAGCTGGGAGCGAGATGGATTGCTAGCGGCCACTACGCTCGGGTTGTGCGTGATGAGCACGGTGTGCCGCAGCTGTGGCAGGCAACAGATGTGGCCAAGGACCAGTCGTACTTCCTGTTTGCCGTGCCGCCGCCGGTGCTGGCGCACTGCCTCTTCCCCATCGGCGAGTTGACGAAACGGGAGGTGCGCTCGCGTGCCGGCGCCTTGGCATTGCCGGTGGCCGAGAAGCCGGAAAGCCAGGAGGTGTGCTTTGCGCCGAGGCGAGAGCACGTCTCGTTCGTCGCGCAGCGGGCGCCGCAGCTCACTCGCGGAATGATAGTGGATGAGGATGGCCAGGTTGTTGGGGAGCACGACGGCGTCCACCAGTTTACCATCGGGCAACGTCGTGGCTTGCGGCTCAATGCCGGACGGCCGCTGTACGTTACGGACATTGATGCACAGCAGGGCATCGTGCGGGTGGGCTCGCGCTCGGCCACCCGAGCC
The Deltaproteobacteria bacterium DNA segment above includes these coding regions:
- a CDS encoding cysteine desulfurase, giving the protein MPPSAAGGQTVIYLDYNATTPLHPEVRAAMMPHLGDEFGNPSSAHRLGARARVAVETARVQVAAAVAAGASEIVFTSGGTEASNLAIQGAAASREGAIVTTPIEHSSVLQPIAALKHAGRRVRELRVDGAGRIDVDDLRRCLSEPVALVSIGWANNEIGTIAPVAEVSALCRAAGVLLHIDAVQAFGKIAVAVAPADLMSLSGHKIGGPKGVGALWVRGGVRIEPRLLGGPQERGLRAGTENVAGIVGFGAACQLAASGVAAGETIAGLRERLWQRLAASVGGLSRNSPPVGCLPNTLNVRVAAMRGEALVAALDLEGVAVSTGSACAAGAAEVSHVLRAIGIAEDDARDGLRFSLGRGTTSAEIERAAELVAMCVARIRAVRGREAAHA
- a CDS encoding citramalate synthase, whose protein sequence is MQIYDTTLRDGTQAEDVAFTLADKLRIAERLDEFGIDYIEGGWPGSNPRDEAFFGEAKSLTLHHARLVAFGATRRANVKAAHDANLAMLLRAETPVVTIFGKTWDLHVRDDLRISKAANLEVINDTVSYLKRRVDQVIFDAEHFFDGYSANPEYAIECVRAAADGGADLLCLCDTNGGRLPEGIAQGVEAVRAAVATPIGIHCHNDSELAVANSLIAVQHGAVQVQGTINGIGERCGNVNLCSVIANLQLKMGTRVVSPGQLRRLQELSRFVYELANLEPHKRQPYVGVSAFAHKGGVHVAAVQKNPLTYEHIDPAVVGNQQRVLVSDLSGRANIAFKAQEFGIDLASSDPNVRRVLNELKELEHQGFQFEGAEASFELLLQKGLNQRVRYFRLIGFRVIDEKRSENEAPLAEATIMIEGPDGTVEHTAAQGNGPVNALDTALRKALGKFYPQIEQMKLLDYKVRVLSSGTGTAATVRVLIESGDEHERWGTVGVSHNVIEASWQALVDSMEYKLYKDAKRHRRQPKIGQGAD
- the tsaE gene encoding tRNA (adenosine(37)-N6)-threonylcarbamoyltransferase complex ATPase subunit type 1 TsaE — encoded protein: MESDKQRQCVTHCEDETYALGRRLAENCRGGELLGLRGELGAGKTALVRGLAAGLGVDPDRVRSPSFTLVNEYRGGRLPLYHIDLFRLAPGELDRLALREYLYGEGVCAVEWFERLGEPLQDYIEITLTFVDEQQRHIVAAAHGVGYDPLLRAVSA
- a CDS encoding aspartate kinase codes for the protein MKLIVQKYGGTSVGSPERIRGVARRVAATRAAGNRVIVTVSAMAGETNRLLALAREVSPDPQAREVDVLLATGEQSAVALLAMALRDLGQPAQSFVGHQIRIETDSAFGRARIQRIDADNLLRVVDEGKVAVVAGFQGVDAADNITTLGRGGSDTTAVAVAAALKADVCEIYTDVDGVYTTDPRICPGARKLERISFDEMLELASLGAKVLQIRSVEFAKRYQVPLHVRSSFSDVAGTWVVPEDQGMEDVLVSGVTVDRDETKITLIRVPDRPGLAARVFGPLAAANIVVDMIIQNASAEGFTDLTFTVPRADFQHALSIVNSLAQEIGAAGVAHATEVAKVSIVGLGMRSHAGVAGKMFEVLAAEGINIQMISTSEIKISVVIDAKYAELAVRVLHQTFVEPGLAAEAQP
- the mnmA gene encoding tRNA 2-thiouridine(34) synthase MnmA produces the protein MPKAARVVVGMSGGVDSSLAAALLLEQGYEVIGVAMRLWAGEAGMTASGCCSLDDFVDARRVAGQLGIAFYVMDFRPQFETSVVTPFVSEYLAGRTPNPCVRCNQFVKFGALWARAQELGARWIASGHYARVVRDEHGVPQLWQATDVAKDQSYFLFAVPPPVLAHCLFPIGELTKREVRSRAGALALPVAEKPESQEVCFAPRREHVSFVAQRAPQLTRGMIVDEDGQVVGEHDGVHQFTIGQRRGLRLNAGRPLYVTDIDAQQGIVRVGSRSATRAGGLTATQVVWTSGRRPSRGASLQVKIRSRFEPVAVRVEEVSDARFSVSARDGLAAVTPGQAAVLYDGARVVGGGWIERVMPKSSAVAA
- a CDS encoding Zn-dependent alcohol dehydrogenase, whose translation is MVKAAVLYGFGEPLTIDSVKLKEPRADEVVVKVVASGVCHSDLSVVKGKLPFPPPVIPGHEGAGIIEEVGKGVTGLKVGDHVVLSWVENCGRCHFCVAGQLHLCDANVRGVMEGLEYVYEKDGVNICRMAGVGSFAERTIVRATAAIKIPDDVPLDRACLVGCGVMTGVGAAINTVNLRPQDTVAVFGCGGVGLNVIQGAALRGASKIIAVDLVDQKLQWAKQFGATHTVNARATDGVDAVRSLTDGLGVDYSFEVIGVAEVILQSFMALKRGGKAVIVGVPAMGQDVSIPGAMIALEEKSLVGSLYGSANMRRDIPKLLELYMQKKLKIDELISRRIKLEDVNAAFEAMEKGEVARSVIVY